The Hyalangium gracile nucleotide sequence TGGTACCTCGTCCCGGTGGTCCTCTTCGGGATCGCGAACTCCACGGATGCCTTCATCCTGCTCAAGCTGAGCGAGGAGGGCGCCAGCCCGACCCTGCTGCCCCTGGCGTGGCTGATGCTGCACGTGGTGAAGGCGGCAGTCTCCTATCCGGCGGGGTGGCTGGCGGACCGGCTCGGCGCGCCGCGCCTGGTGATGGTGGGGTGGCTGCTGTACGCCTTCTGCTACGTGGGGCTCTCGAGGGTGCACGGCGTGACGGGCACGCTCGTCGTCATGGCGGTGTACGGGCTGCACTACGCGCTCTCCGAGGGCGCGGAGAAGTCGCTGCTCACCTCGCTGGTGCCGGCGACCGCCCGGGGGCGCGCGTTCGGGCTCTACAACGGCCTGAAGGGAGGCGCGGCGCTGGCGGCCGGGCTGCTCTTCGGGGCGGTGTGGACGCGGTGGGGAAGCTCCGTCGCCTTCGTCATGGCGGGGATCATCGCGGCGGTGAGCGCGATCCTGCTCGTGCTCTTCCTGCCGCGTGCCCGGCCCTCCGAGACGGCCTGAGGGCTACAGATCGAAGTTCCCAGGGGGCGGCTGCTTCTTCTTCGCCCGCTGGCGCGCCTGGCGCACCTGGGCGCGCAGCGCTTCGGTGGCCTCGGTGTCCACCCAGCCCGTGTCCAGGTCGATGATGTCACCCTCGCGCGCCTCCGCGGGCAGCTCGGCGCGAGGACGGGTCACCTGCCGACCCTCGATGATGAGCACCGCCACTTCCTCCTCGAAGCGATCCACCGTGGCCTTTGGCATGGGCGTTCCTCAGGGATTGCAGTCTCTGGCGGGAGAGCGTTCCTTCATCGCATCTTCCCGAGAGGTGTACGTGACGAGGTTCTCGGCGTGGATCTTCTTCACGATGGGGCAGGTGGCCTTGTGGAAGATCTGCTTGTGCCGGCTGGCGTAGTACAGCTCGCCGGAGCCTCTGCTCTTCTTTCCGGTGCGGACGGCGCGCTCCTCGCCTCGCTTGGGGCTGACCTCCACCACCTTGTCGAAGCGCGAGAGGTCCACGTCCGGCGCCTTGGCGCTCACGGCCTTCGCGGCGGCCGGCTTCACCTCGGGCTTCGCGGGCTCCGGCTTCGCGGGGGCGGGGGGCGGCGTCAGCGCGATGAAGGGCAGGGCGTTCTTGTCCTCGGGCACGAAGACATGCTCGGCGTTCGGGGACTCGCCGGCCTGGAGCTTCTGGGTGGTGAGGACGAACTTCTCCCCGTCGCTCACCGCATGCACCTCGCCCACGACATCGGTGCGGAACAGCTGCGCGTTCACGGCCTTCAGCCGAGCCAGCGTGGCCTGGCCCGGCGCGTGCTTCTCACCCAGGCTGATGATGGCGGCCTGGGGGCCCACCCGCTGGAGGAAGGGCTCGGTGGTGGCGAGGTCCGCTCCGTGCGCCGCCACCTTGAGCAGCGTGGAGCCCAGCTCCGCTCCGCCGTTCAGCAGCGCGGCCTCCGTCTCGGACCGTGCGTCGCCCGCGAAGATGACGGACGTCTTCCCATGCACGAGGCGCAGGACGATGGAGTTGGCCTCGTGCTGCGCGGCCATGCCGTTGCCGGAGGTCTGCACCGCGAGCAGCGGATGGCTGGGCGCCCGGGGCCACAGGACGGTCAGCTCCACATCCTTGCCCAGCGGCAGGCGCATCAGCTCCTGGGGCTGCGAGGGGTTCGGAGCCGGTGAGAAGATCGCCACCCCTTGCGAGCCGAGCGTCGTGAGGAGCGTGTCGTACTCGGGCGGGTTGCCCGGCAGCTGGGGCTCGAGGAGCTGGCGCGGGTTGGCGATCTTCTGCACCACCTCCATGGCGCCGTAGTGGTCCGGGGCCGGGTGGGTGAGGACGACGAGATCCAACCGCGCGGCGAGCAGCTCCGGGAGCCGGTTGATGAGGTGGTTGACGGCCGAGGCCGGGCCGGCGTCGACGAGGACGGTGCGTCCCTCGGGGGAGACGATGAGCGCGGAGTCGCCCTGTCCCACGTCGAGGAAGTAGACGTGGAGCTTCCCGTCCGGCGCGCTGCCCAGGAAGTGGGTCGTCGCGCTGGCGCGAGGGGCCGGCGCGGGGGCGGGGGGAGGGGGCGGCTCCTGCTTGCACGCGGCGACGAGCAGCAGGCCCAACAGTGGCAGCAGGCGCGCGTTCATGGGTTGCAGTCCTCGGCGGGCCGGCGCTCACGGGCAGCGGTGGCACGGCTCGTATACACCTTGCGCTCCTTCGTCTTGGCCCGCTTGAGCGTGGAGCAGTCCTCCCGATGGAAGACCTCGCTGCCCTTGAGGCTCACGAAGCGCAGGACGTTCGTGGGGGCCGGCGCCGGGGGGCTCTCGACAGCGGCGGGCGCGGGCGTGGACGCGGGCGCGGGCAGCCTTCCCGAGGCCAGGATCGTCTCCTTCCCGGAGCGAGCGGAGGCGGGAGGCGCGACGGCGGGGACGGGCCGGGGCGTGGGGCTCGTGGGCGCTGGGGAGGCGCTCGCGGTGGCGGTCCGCACCTCGCCTGGGACGACGAAGCGCGAGGTGTCCCCCTTCTCGGCCTGCAGGGTGACGGTGGTGCCGTCGCTCACGGCCTTGACCTCCCCGTGCTGGTCGGTGCGGAACACCC carries:
- a CDS encoding DUF3006 domain-containing protein, producing the protein MPKATVDRFEEEVAVLIIEGRQVTRPRAELPAEAREGDIIDLDTGWVDTEATEALRAQVRQARQRAKKKQPPPGNFDL
- a CDS encoding ComEC/Rec2 family competence protein, with product MNARLLPLLGLLLVAACKQEPPPPPAPAPAPRASATTHFLGSAPDGKLHVYFLDVGQGDSALIVSPEGRTVLVDAGPASAVNHLINRLPELLAARLDLVVLTHPAPDHYGAMEVVQKIANPRQLLEPQLPGNPPEYDTLLTTLGSQGVAIFSPAPNPSQPQELMRLPLGKDVELTVLWPRAPSHPLLAVQTSGNGMAAQHEANSIVLRLVHGKTSVIFAGDARSETEAALLNGGAELGSTLLKVAAHGADLATTEPFLQRVGPQAAIISLGEKHAPGQATLARLKAVNAQLFRTDVVGEVHAVSDGEKFVLTTQKLQAGESPNAEHVFVPEDKNALPFIALTPPPAPAKPEPAKPEVKPAAAKAVSAKAPDVDLSRFDKVVEVSPKRGEERAVRTGKKSRGSGELYYASRHKQIFHKATCPIVKKIHAENLVTYTSREDAMKERSPARDCNP